In Agromyces archimandritae, one genomic interval encodes:
- a CDS encoding acyl-CoA dehydrogenase family protein — protein sequence MSAATPESLLDDALLDRIRERAPRYDRENAFFTEDLAELEAAGYLRALVPAELGGHGWRLEDAVRAQMRLAGAAPATALAVNMHLVWLGVAKVLRDRGDDALEFVQREAAAGEVFAFGISEAGNDLMLFGSRTEATPEEGGIRFRGRKIFTSLSPAWTRLGTMGLDSTSADAPKIVYGFVDRGDPGVKVLDDWDTLGMRASQSCTTVLDGAFAPADRIVRRLDPGPNADPFIFGIFASFEILLASVYAGIGARALELAVEAARRRTSMKTGASLADDPDIRWRIADAAIAQDALEPQLTALARDVDTLADHGGRWFAKLSGVKIRSTETARQVVDQAIRVAGGGSYFAGNELGRLYRDVLAGIFHPSDDESAHATVANAWLGPVGEAPAR from the coding sequence ATGAGCGCAGCCACGCCGGAGTCCCTGCTCGACGACGCCCTGCTCGACCGCATCCGCGAACGGGCGCCTCGATACGACCGCGAGAACGCCTTCTTCACCGAGGACCTCGCCGAGCTCGAGGCGGCCGGGTACCTCCGCGCCCTCGTCCCGGCCGAGCTCGGCGGCCACGGCTGGCGGCTCGAAGACGCCGTACGGGCGCAGATGCGGCTCGCCGGGGCCGCCCCGGCCACCGCGCTCGCCGTGAACATGCACCTCGTGTGGCTCGGCGTCGCGAAGGTGCTCCGGGATCGAGGCGACGATGCGCTCGAGTTCGTGCAGCGCGAAGCCGCCGCCGGCGAGGTGTTCGCCTTCGGCATCAGCGAAGCCGGCAACGACCTCATGCTCTTCGGCTCCCGCACCGAGGCGACGCCCGAAGAGGGCGGGATCCGCTTCCGCGGGCGGAAGATCTTCACCTCGCTCTCGCCGGCATGGACCAGGCTCGGCACCATGGGGCTCGATTCGACGTCGGCGGATGCGCCGAAGATCGTCTACGGCTTCGTCGACCGCGGCGACCCCGGCGTGAAGGTGCTGGACGACTGGGACACGCTCGGCATGCGCGCCAGCCAATCGTGCACGACCGTGCTCGACGGCGCCTTCGCACCCGCCGACCGCATCGTGCGGCGCCTCGACCCCGGCCCCAACGCCGACCCCTTCATCTTCGGGATCTTCGCGAGCTTCGAGATCCTCCTCGCATCCGTCTACGCGGGCATCGGGGCGCGCGCGCTCGAACTCGCCGTCGAGGCGGCGCGCCGGCGCACCTCCATGAAGACGGGCGCGAGCCTCGCCGACGACCCCGACATCCGCTGGCGCATCGCCGACGCCGCGATCGCGCAGGACGCCCTCGAACCACAGCTGACCGCCCTCGCCCGCGACGTCGACACGCTCGCCGACCACGGCGGCCGGTGGTTCGCCAAGCTTTCGGGGGTCAAGATCCGCTCGACCGAAACGGCCAGGCAGGTCGTCGACCAGGCGATCCGCGTCGCCGGCGGCGGCAGCTACTTCGCCGGAAACGAGCTCGGGCGGCTGTATCGCGACGTGCTCGCCGGCATCTTCCACCCCTCCGACGACGAATCCGCCCACGCGACGGTCGCGAACGCCTGGCTCGGCCCGGTCGGCGAGGCCCCCGCTCGATAG
- a CDS encoding aldo/keto reductase has translation MTAPLPPAPLLPLADGAVIPQIGFGTYKIPPADTARLCRTAIDAGYRHLDTAALYGNEAEVGEAVRTSGLPRDELFVTSKLWNDDHGYERALRAFDATMERIGLERLDLYLIHWPVPSQSLFVETWRALIRLRDEGRVRSIGVSNFHPHHLRRLIDETGVTPVVDQVELHPWLPQDEVRAFGDAHGIRTEAWSPLARGRMLAEPVLAGIAADHDRSVAQVVLRWQVQLGNIAIPKASSEARIRENLDVFDFALTPEQMDAVAGLANGERTGRDPDLD, from the coding sequence ATGACCGCCCCGCTCCCGCCCGCTCCCCTCCTGCCCCTGGCCGACGGTGCCGTGATCCCGCAGATCGGCTTCGGCACGTACAAGATCCCGCCGGCCGACACCGCCCGCCTCTGCCGCACCGCGATCGACGCCGGCTACCGCCACCTCGACACCGCCGCCCTCTACGGCAACGAGGCCGAGGTCGGCGAGGCCGTCCGCACCTCGGGCCTGCCCCGCGACGAGCTCTTCGTCACGAGCAAGCTCTGGAACGACGACCACGGTTACGAGCGGGCCCTTCGCGCCTTCGACGCCACGATGGAACGGATCGGGCTCGAACGGCTCGATCTGTACCTCATCCACTGGCCCGTGCCCTCGCAGAGCCTCTTCGTCGAGACCTGGCGGGCGCTCATCCGGCTGCGGGACGAGGGCCGGGTCCGATCCATCGGCGTGTCGAACTTCCACCCGCACCATCTCCGCCGACTCATCGACGAAACCGGCGTCACCCCGGTCGTGGACCAGGTCGAGCTGCACCCGTGGCTGCCGCAGGACGAGGTGCGCGCCTTCGGCGACGCGCACGGCATCCGCACCGAGGCATGGTCGCCGCTCGCCCGCGGGCGCATGCTCGCCGAGCCCGTGCTCGCCGGCATCGCCGCCGACCACGACCGCAGCGTCGCCCAGGTCGTGCTGCGCTGGCAGGTGCAGCTCGGCAACATCGCCATCCCGAAAGCGTCGAGCGAGGCGCGCATCCGCGAGAACCTCGACGTCTTCGACTTCGCCCTGACGCCCGAGCAGATGGATGCCGTCGCCGGCCTCGCCAACGGCGAGCGGACCGGCCGCGACCCCGATCTGGACTGA
- a CDS encoding MFS transporter has product MSAYSDILKSPGVARIVAAQLTARFPSGMLSLAFLLHVEQQTGSYGLAGLVLAATSIGQAIAGPFTSRLMGIHGMRPVLWITLAVCSVAVVVIGLIPPLMPVYLIVGFIAGLSSPPVQPAVRTIYPKMVNSKQLTPLFSLDASAQEIIWVLGPVVTTFVSTQVGTVWGILLAAVIMIGGGLWFISSPELGLVRIPRSKRRFGVVLARPAVLLGTIIGFLLVGASAAIEAGVVAVFGHGGAEAGLVLAVFAVGSLVGGLSFGHLPIGPWAMARRMFIIFAGTALAAFVMEFWWLAATLFIAGVGIAPVFAVIFATVSSSVKFSDTAEAYGWVGTGQLIGAAIGSALAGFLIDGSGAVGAFWVAAGFALAGFLVALGGRPWTPDLRGRDAGPIPDTEPVSIQPG; this is encoded by the coding sequence GTGAGCGCTTACTCGGACATCCTCAAATCGCCCGGCGTCGCACGCATCGTCGCCGCGCAGTTGACCGCGCGGTTCCCGTCGGGAATGCTCTCGCTGGCGTTCCTCCTGCATGTCGAGCAGCAGACGGGTTCGTACGGCCTCGCGGGCCTCGTGCTCGCGGCCACCTCCATCGGGCAGGCCATCGCCGGCCCCTTCACGAGCCGGCTCATGGGCATCCACGGCATGCGTCCGGTGCTCTGGATCACCCTCGCCGTCTGCTCGGTCGCCGTCGTCGTCATCGGCCTCATCCCGCCGCTCATGCCCGTGTACCTCATCGTGGGGTTCATCGCCGGGCTGTCGTCGCCGCCCGTGCAGCCGGCCGTGCGCACCATCTATCCGAAGATGGTCAACTCCAAGCAGCTCACCCCGCTCTTCTCCCTCGACGCGAGCGCGCAGGAGATCATCTGGGTGCTCGGGCCCGTGGTCACGACGTTCGTCTCCACCCAGGTCGGCACCGTCTGGGGCATCCTGCTCGCCGCGGTCATCATGATCGGCGGCGGCCTCTGGTTCATCTCCTCCCCCGAACTCGGGCTCGTGCGCATCCCCCGCTCCAAGCGGCGCTTCGGGGTCGTGCTCGCCCGGCCCGCCGTGCTGCTCGGCACGATCATCGGCTTCCTGCTCGTCGGTGCGAGCGCCGCGATCGAAGCCGGCGTCGTCGCCGTCTTCGGCCACGGCGGCGCGGAAGCGGGCCTCGTCCTGGCCGTCTTCGCCGTCGGCAGCCTCGTCGGCGGCCTCTCCTTCGGGCACCTGCCGATCGGCCCGTGGGCCATGGCCCGGCGCATGTTCATCATCTTCGCCGGCACCGCCCTCGCCGCCTTCGTCATGGAGTTCTGGTGGCTGGCCGCGACCCTCTTCATCGCCGGCGTCGGCATCGCCCCCGTCTTCGCCGTCATCTTCGCGACCGTCTCGTCGAGCGTGAAGTTCTCCGACACCGCCGAGGCGTACGGGTGGGTCGGCACCGGCCAGCTCATCGGCGCCGCCATCGGCTCGGCCCTGGCCGGCTTCCTCATCGACGGCTCCGGCGCCGTCGGCGCGTTCTGGGTCGCCGCGGGCTTCGCGCTCGCCGGCTTCCTCGTGGCCCTCGGCGGCCGGCCGTGGACCCCGGACCTGCGCGGCCGCGACGCCGGGCCCATCCCCGACACCGAACCCGTCTCGATCCAGCCCGGATGA
- a CDS encoding ABC transporter substrate-binding protein, protein MRHTRLLAVPAALAAAALLLTGCVDNSAGAGDASEKPAANGSVTVDEAAAALLPDEVAESGKLIVGTDGAYPPNEYKDADGEPTGWGVELAEALAAKLGLEADIQIASFDNIIPSVQGGKFNIGMSSFTDTVEREEQVDFVNYYEAGIMWASAAGNDVDPEDACGLKVAVQATTYEDTDEVPAKSEACVAAGKPAIDKVQFDTQDQATNAVALGQVDAMSADSPVTLYAISKTGDKLQAAGESFDVAPYGVAVGKDSGLVEAIQAAMQALVDDGTYGEILEAWGVADGGIDEITINAAGSN, encoded by the coding sequence ATGCGTCACACCCGTCTCCTCGCCGTGCCGGCCGCCCTGGCCGCGGCGGCTCTGCTGCTCACCGGCTGCGTCGACAACTCCGCGGGGGCCGGCGACGCGTCCGAGAAGCCCGCCGCGAACGGATCCGTCACCGTCGACGAGGCCGCAGCCGCCCTCCTGCCCGATGAGGTCGCCGAGTCCGGCAAGCTCATCGTCGGCACCGACGGCGCCTACCCGCCCAACGAGTACAAGGACGCCGACGGCGAGCCGACCGGCTGGGGCGTGGAGCTCGCCGAGGCGCTCGCCGCGAAGCTCGGCCTCGAGGCCGACATCCAGATCGCGAGCTTCGACAACATCATCCCCTCGGTGCAGGGCGGCAAGTTCAACATCGGCATGTCCTCGTTCACCGACACGGTCGAGCGCGAGGAGCAGGTCGACTTCGTCAACTACTACGAGGCCGGCATCATGTGGGCCTCGGCCGCCGGCAACGACGTCGACCCCGAAGACGCGTGCGGCCTGAAGGTCGCCGTGCAGGCCACCACCTACGAGGACACCGACGAGGTGCCGGCGAAGTCGGAGGCGTGCGTGGCCGCCGGCAAGCCCGCCATCGACAAGGTGCAGTTCGACACGCAGGACCAGGCGACGAACGCCGTGGCCCTCGGGCAGGTGGATGCCATGAGCGCCGACTCCCCGGTCACCCTGTACGCGATCTCGAAGACCGGCGACAAGCTGCAGGCGGCCGGCGAGTCGTTCGACGTCGCGCCCTACGGCGTGGCGGTCGGCAAGGACTCGGGCCTCGTCGAGGCGATCCAGGCGGCCATGCAGGCCCTCGTCGACGACGGCACCTACGGCGAGATCCTCGAGGCCTGGGGCGTCGCCGACGGCGGCATCGACGAGATCACGATCAACGCGGCGGGCAGCAACTGA
- a CDS encoding amino acid ABC transporter permease, with amino-acid sequence MPDPSTTPPAPGVAPVPASAVSREPIKAVRLRHPWRNVFAVVLLAVAALFIIDAAGRPAYDWPTVGKYLFDQRVSQAALVTLELTVLSMIIAIILGVVLAVMRLSPNPVVTSIAWVYLWVFRGTPVYVQLVFWGLVAIIYQTIDIGIPFAEPWASFETKEVFGPFWLAVIGLSLNESAYMAEIVRAGLLAVDKGQEEASKALGMSWWQTMRRVILPQAMRVIIPPAGNEVISMLKTTSLVTAVPFSLELYSRTRDISAETFNPIPLLIVASIWYLLFTSILMVGQYFLEKRFGRGIGERPEARRRPGEPAGPDAVVSPEPSGGRTP; translated from the coding sequence GTGCCCGATCCCAGCACCACCCCGCCGGCACCGGGCGTCGCCCCGGTGCCGGCGTCGGCCGTGTCCCGGGAGCCGATCAAGGCGGTGCGCCTGCGGCATCCGTGGCGCAACGTGTTCGCCGTCGTGCTCCTGGCCGTCGCGGCGCTCTTCATCATCGACGCCGCCGGCCGCCCGGCCTACGACTGGCCGACGGTCGGCAAGTACCTCTTCGATCAGCGCGTCTCGCAGGCGGCGCTCGTCACCCTCGAGCTCACCGTGCTCTCGATGATCATCGCGATCATCCTCGGAGTCGTGCTGGCCGTCATGCGGCTGTCGCCGAACCCGGTCGTCACGTCGATCGCCTGGGTGTACCTGTGGGTGTTCCGCGGCACGCCCGTCTACGTGCAGCTCGTGTTCTGGGGGCTCGTCGCGATCATCTACCAGACGATCGACATCGGCATCCCGTTCGCCGAACCGTGGGCCTCGTTCGAGACCAAGGAAGTCTTCGGGCCGTTCTGGCTCGCGGTCATCGGCCTGTCGCTGAACGAGTCGGCCTACATGGCCGAGATCGTCCGCGCCGGCCTCCTCGCCGTCGACAAGGGCCAGGAGGAGGCGTCGAAGGCGCTCGGCATGAGCTGGTGGCAGACGATGCGCCGCGTCATCCTGCCGCAGGCGATGCGCGTCATCATCCCACCGGCCGGCAACGAGGTCATCTCGATGCTGAAGACGACCTCGCTCGTCACCGCGGTGCCGTTCTCGCTCGAGCTCTACAGTCGCACGCGCGATATCTCCGCCGAGACCTTCAACCCGATCCCGCTGCTCATCGTCGCCTCGATCTGGTATCTGCTGTTCACCTCGATCCTCATGGTCGGTCAGTACTTCCTCGAGAAGCGCTTCGGCCGCGGCATCGGCGAACGGCCCGAGGCCCGGCGCCGGCCGGGCGAACCCGCCGGGCCCGATGCCGTCGTCAGCCCGGAGCCGAGCGGAGGGCGAACCCCATGA
- a CDS encoding amino acid ABC transporter ATP-binding protein: MTETMMNAALRAEPMVRAEQVTKRFGSNEVLKGVSLEVQRGEVLCLLGPSGSGKSTFLRCINHLEQVTAGRLTVDGLLVGYRESGGKLYELHPREAAKQRRDIGMVFQRFNLFPHMTALENVMEAPVLVKGVSKAAARAKAHELLARVGLDDRADYYPAHLSGGQQQRVAIARALAMEPKLMLFDEPTSALDPELVGEVLDVMRELAEDGMTMIVVTHEMGFAREVADSLVFMDGGVVVESGAPREVLADPQHERTKAFLSKVL, translated from the coding sequence ATGACCGAGACCATGATGAACGCCGCACTGCGAGCCGAGCCGATGGTCCGCGCCGAGCAGGTGACGAAGCGCTTCGGCTCGAACGAGGTGCTGAAGGGCGTCTCGCTCGAGGTGCAGCGCGGCGAGGTGCTGTGCCTGCTCGGGCCGAGCGGGTCGGGCAAGTCGACGTTCCTGCGCTGCATCAACCACCTCGAGCAGGTCACCGCCGGCCGGCTCACGGTCGACGGCCTGCTCGTCGGCTACCGCGAGTCTGGCGGCAAGCTCTACGAGCTGCATCCGCGCGAGGCCGCCAAGCAGCGACGCGACATCGGCATGGTGTTCCAGCGCTTCAACCTGTTCCCGCACATGACGGCGCTCGAGAACGTCATGGAGGCGCCCGTGCTCGTCAAGGGCGTGTCGAAGGCCGCCGCGCGGGCGAAGGCGCATGAGCTCCTCGCCCGCGTCGGGCTCGACGACCGCGCCGACTACTACCCGGCCCACCTCTCCGGCGGGCAGCAGCAGCGCGTCGCGATCGCCCGCGCGCTCGCGATGGAACCGAAGCTCATGCTCTTCGACGAGCCCACCTCGGCGCTCGATCCCGAGCTCGTGGGCGAGGTGCTGGACGTCATGCGCGAGCTCGCCGAGGACGGCATGACGATGATCGTCGTCACGCACGAGATGGGCTTCGCCCGCGAGGTCGCCGACTCGCTCGTCTTCATGGACGGCGGGGTCGTGGTCGAGTCGGGCGCCCCCCGCGAGGTGCTCGCCGACCCGCAGCACGAGCGCACGAAGGCGTTCCTCTCCAAGGTGCTCTGA